From the genome of Persephonella atlantica:
AAAAGTATAAAGGGAAGATAAAGCTATGAACATAAAAGAGATAAAAGAGCTTGCCAAAAGATTTACACCTGAGCAGATAGAGGAATGTATAAACCAGACACTTAAGATAGGCAGACCAACTCTTAAAGGGTGTAAACTGTCTGGAGATGTGATGGAAATTCTCAATATCCTTGCAAAGGCAGAAACGGTAAGAGAATTGATGGACCAAGGTATGACAGAGATTGAAGCGATAAGGGAGCTTGCCAGAAGAATAAGAAAGATTCAGGGGGCTGAAAAATGAGTATAAAAGAGATAAAACAGCTTGCTGAAAAGTTTACGAAAGAACAGCTTGAAAACTGCATTTTACAAACTGTTGAAAACGGTAAAAATGAGTGTGAGATAGATGGAGAAGTGATGGAGGTTATTAATATTCTTGCAAAAGCACAGACAGTTAGGGAGCTTATGGACAACGGTATGACTCAGATGGAAGCTGTGAGGGAGCTTGCAAGGAGGATAAGAAAGATTCAAGGAGCTGAGTGATGAAAAAATCCTTAATACTAATACTGTTATCTCTGAGTTTAACTGTAAGTTGTTCAAAACAGGCATACGAAGGAGCTGTCGTTGGAGGAGCGGCAGGTTCTGCAGTTGGAGCCATACTGGATGAAGAAAACCCCTGGAGAGGAGCATTTATTGGTGGTATCGTTGGAGCAGTAATTACAGGAACTATCGTGGAGATATCTAACAAAGCAGCACAGGAGTGTTATCAGTACGACAGACCTGTAATATACAGATGTTATAAGTGCAGAGAAAAAATATGGATAAAAGCTGTTCCTGGAAGATGGAAAGGAAGATGCAGAACTGTTAAACTGTACTACTACAGGGGAGACGAATTAATAAAAGTAAAAAGAAAAAGGGTGTGTGGTGGAAAACCCCACAGACACCACCACTAAATCTTAACAACCATACAGGTTGTTGCTTTTTTCACACCTTTTATTGAGTGGATGTCCCTTATAACAACCTTACCAATCTCGTTCTGGTCTTCCCCTTCCAAAAAAACGATAATATCATAAATACCTGTTACAACATCGGCAGACTTTACATTTTCTATCTTTGAAAGCTCCTCCATTATATAGGGAATATCTGGAGGGTTTGCCTCTATCAGTACATATGCTGTTGATTTATCCTTTATATCAATCTCTTTTAGCAGCTGTGAAAAAGGTATGGGAGCTTCGTTGAGTTGTTCTTCCATTGTCCTCTCCTACTTTAGATTTTTTTTGGCACCTTCAATAGCTCCAATAATAGCTCCTTCTAAAACGGAAAATGTTTTTTTGATAATATTTTCTGTTTCATCCAACACCTTCACAACGGATTCCTTACTTATCATTTCTCCCGGAGTTTTCTCTAATGTTTTCATCTTCAGTCTCTCTAAATCCTGCTTCAGTCTTTCTATCTCTTGCTTTAAGATTTCTACATCCACCTCTTCCCTTTTTTTCTCAGCCATTTTTATCACCTCCTATAGTATATACCTTGTTAAATCTTCACTCTGTATTACATTTTCAAGTTTCTGTCTGACAACCTTTTCATCAATTATGATATACTGTCCTTTAAGGTCTGGAGCCTCAAAGGAGTAATCTTCCATAATTTTTTCCAGTATTGTATGCAGCCTTCTTGCTCCGATATTTTCCGTTTTTTCGTTGACTTCTTCTGCTATTTCTGCAATAGTCTCAATGGCATCATCTGTAAACTCTAAATGTACACCTTCTGTCTCCATCAGAGCTTTATACTGTTTTATCAGTGCATTTTTTGGCTGGGTCAGTATTTTGACAAAATCCTCTTTTGTTAAAGGTTGTAGCTCTACCCTTATGGGAAATCTTCCCTGAAGCTCTGGTATAAGATCTGAAGGCTTTGAAAGATGAAAAGCTCCTGCTGCTATAAACAGTATATGGTCTGTTTTTATAGGTCCGTACTTTGTAGAAACAGTAGTTCCCTCCACAATAGGAAGGAGATCCCTCTGAACACCTTCCCGTGAAACATCAGGTGAAGAACCTGAAGATTTACCAGCCACTTTGTCTATCTCGTCTATAAAAACGATGCCAAAATTCTCTGCTCTGTATATTGCCTCTGATGCCACTTCATCCATATCTATCAGCTTTTCAGCTTCTTGCTGCTGAAGAATCTTCATAGCTTCCTTAACGGTAACCTTTCTCCTTTTCCTTTTGGATGGGGAAAGGCTGGAGAACAGATCTCTCAACTGATTTTCTATATCTTCCATTCCTGGAGCTATAACACCACCGATAACAGATACCGGCTTTTCTTCCACGTCTATTTCTATAGTTCTGTCATCAAGCTGTCCTTCCCTGAGCATCTGGCGAAACTTCTCCCTTGCTGGAGATTCTTCCTCTTCAAATGCTTCAAGGCTTCCGTATCTTCTTACTTTACGGGGAACAAGATAGTCTAAAACCTTCTCTTCAGCTAACTTTCTTGCTTTTTCCTGAACTTCTTCCATTTTCTCTGCTTTTACCATTTTAAAGGAAGCTTCAGCAAGCTCCCTTATGATAGATTCAACATCTCTTCCCACATATCCAACTTCAGTGAATTTTGTTGCTTCTACCTTTATAAAAGGTGCTCCTACTAAATTTGCAAGTCTCCTTGCTATCTCTGTTTTACCAACACCTGTGGGACCTATCATCAGTATATTTTTTGGAATTACTTCGTCTCTTAAGTCTTCAGGAAGTTGCTGTCTTCTCCATCTGTTCCTTAAAGCTATAGCAACAGCTTTCTTTGCTTCTTTTTGACCTACTATATACTTGTCAAGCTCTTCAACTATCTGTTTTGGTGTAAGTTCTTCTCTTATCAATTATCTCCTCCTATATCAGATATCAAAACACTGTTGTTTCCAATTTTTTCCCTGAGAACCATTCTCCCATCAACTGCATATATTTCCTCTCCTTTAACTATCAGTGGGTTTATGTCCATCTCTTTTATTTGAGGAAAGTCTAAAAGCAGTTTAGATATATTCATTAATATATTAATAATCCTACTTATGTCCACAGGTTTTTTATTCCTAAAACCTTTTTCTAAAAGGTTGTATATTTTTGTGGAAATTATCATCTCTTTTGCAAAAATTTCGGATAAAGGAACTAAACTAAAGGATACATCTTTTAGTGCTTCTACAAATATACCTCCAGAACCAAACATAAGATACTGCCCAAATAGGTCGTCGTGACTACTTCCTATTATCAACTCGTAATCTCCTTCCACCTGTTTTTCTGCAATTACACCATATATAACAGCATCTTTCTTGTATTTTTTCCCATTTCTCAGAATTTCTTCATATCCTCTGACTATCTGGTCTTCTGTGTATATGTTTGTTATAACACAGTTAGCTTCTGTTTTATGCAGTATGTCAGGGGAATCTATTTTAAGAACCAGAGGAAATCCTACTTTCCTTGCGAAAGATATTATTTCTTCAACATTATTTGAGCTAACTGTTTCATTTATTGGAATACCGTATTTACTGATTATCTGTTTTGTTTGATATTCTGTAAGAACAGTTTTTCCAGAATTTAAGTGATGCTCAATAATCTTCTTAACATTTTCATACTCAGGATGCTTCTTGTTCAACAAAAAATTGTCCTGCTTAACGAGATTTCTTTTCCTGTTATAAATGTATCCTGAATACATTGTGTTAACTGCTTCTTCTGGTGTTTCAAAAACAGGTATATTACTACTCTCTAACATATCTCTTGCTTTTTTTAGTTTTACACCTCCCATAAGAACACAGTAAACAGGTTTATCTGATTTTTTTGTAACTTCTATCAGTGATTTTGCTGTTTCAACTGGCTTAGTCATAAATTGAGGTGTAATGATAACTATTATTCCATCTACATTGTTATCTTTGGAGATAATTTCTAAAGTCTTCCTGTATCTTTCAGGGGATGCATCCCCTATAACATCCACAGGGTTTCCATGACTCCAGACAGGAGGTAAAATTTCATTTAACTGCATTAATGTCTTTTCTGAAAGCTGGGCAGCTTTTATTCCTAATCTGTCAAATTCATCAGCAGCCATAACACCGGGACCACCTGCATTAGTTATCACCACAAATTTATCTCCCTTCGGTAAAGACTGCTTTGAAAAAGAGTCTGTGATGTCAAAAAGCTGAAGAACAGTGTCTGTTCTTAAAACCCCTGCTCTATCAAAAAGAGCTGTATATAAGAAATCTTTTCCACCGATAGCTCCTGTATGGGAAGCTGCCGCTCTCTGTCCTGTTTCTGCTCTACCTGATTTTGTTACCACAACAGGTTTTTGTAGAGATATCTCTTTGACTGCTTTATAAAAAGAATGGGGATTTGTAAGGCTTTCCATATACACAAGTATGTTTTTTACTTCCTTCTTTTTCCCTAAATAATAAATAAGCTCTCCAAACTCTATATCTGCCATGTTTCCAATACTGACAGCATACGAAAATCCGATACGCTGTTCTAAAGCCCAGTCCATAAGTGCTGTAAAGAGAGCTCCACTCTGGGATACGAAAGCTGTTTCACCTTTCAGTGGTGTATCAATCCCAAAATTTGCATTTAGATTTATTATAGTGTTAGAAAAACCTAAACAGTTAGGTCCTAAAAATCTGATGTTGTATTTTCTTGCTTTAAGTTTGATTTCCTCTTCTATTTTTCTTCCTTCTTCACCTACTTCTTTTCCCCCTGCAGATATTACCACAGCAGCAGGAACTTTCTTCTTACCTAACTGGTCAAACAACTCTGGAACATACCTTATGGGAATACTTATTATTGCAAGGTCTACTTCATCGGGTATCTCAACAACAGAATGATAAACCTTATATCCTTCTAAATAATCTAACCTTTTATTTACAGGATATACCTTTCCTTTAAAGCCTCCTGAAATTATATTTTTAAAAATAGCATACCCTACTTTTTCCTTCTTATCTGTTGCTCCAACTACTGCGATAGAGGAAGGGAAAAAAAGCTTATCAAGATTGTTTCTCATTTATCACCTTTTTGCTAAGTTTATTTCTATATGCTGCTTTCACAAATGATACAAAAAGAGGATGAGGGCTAAAAGGTTTACTTTTAAATTCTGGATGGAACTGACATGCAACAAACCACTGATGCATATCTTCAGGCAGTTCTATAATTTCTGCAAGATTCTTTGCCCTGTAGACACCTGAGACCACGAGACCTTTCTCCTCTAAAATAGGTCTGAACTCTGGGTTAAACTCGTATCTGTGTCTGTGTCTTTCGTAAATCTCCTTTTTCCCATAAATCTTATAAGCTTTCGTTCCTTCTATCAGTGTGCATTTGTATGCTCCCAATCTCATTGTTCCACCTTTTTTGTCTACACCTTTCTGTTCTGGCATAAGGTCTATCACAGGATAAGGGGTTTCAGAGTCAAACTCTGTTGAGTTCGCTTCCTTAAGACCAACAACATTTCTGGCAAACTCAATAACAGCAACCTGCATACCTAAACATATCCCAAAGTACGGCACATTATTCTCTCTTGCATACTTTGCCGTCAGGATTTTTCCCTCAACACCTCTATCTCCAAATCCTCCCGGAACAAGTATTCCATCTAAACTGCCAAGCTTTTCTTCTACATTTTCCTCTGTTATCTCATCAGCATTTATCCAGTGGAGATTTACCTTTATCTGGTTTGGTATCTGAGCATGATTAAAAGACTCTATAATACTCTTGTATGCATCTTTCAGCTCAACATACTTACCAACAATACCTATATCAACCTCTTCTTTCAGTTTTGTTAGAATGTTAATTATTCTGTGCCAGTGTTTAAGGTCAGGTTCTCTGTATTGAAGATTTAGATGCTTTGCAATAATACGGTCAATCTTTTCCCTGTGAAAATAAAGAGGTATCCTGTAAATTATATCCACATCTGGGGCAGATATTACGGCATCTTCTTCAACATTTGTAAATAGTGCAAGCTTTCTCTTTATGGATTTTGGAAGGGGTCTATCAGCTCTACATATCAGAATGTCCGGCTGAATTCCTATTGCCCTTAACTCTTTTACCGAATGTTGTGAAGGTTTGGTTTTCAGCTCACCTGCTGCTTTTATGTATGGAACATAAGTCAGATGTATAAACAGGGCATTTTCCTTTCCAAGTTCAAGACCCATCTGACGAATTGCTTCTAAAAAAGGCAAACTTTCTATATCTCCAACTGTTCCACCTATCTCCACAAGGGCTATTTCAGATTTTGAGGCAGCCTTTTCAATACTTCTGATTATCTCATTAGTAAAGTGAGGAATAACCTGAACAGTAGCCCCCAGATATGCTCCCCTTCTCTCTTTTTCTAAAAGGGAGTAATAAAGTTTTCCTGATGTGGTGTTGTTATATTTTGTAAGCGTTACATTGGTAAATCTCTCGTAATGTCCAAGGTCAAGGTCTGTTTCTGCTCCGTCTTCTGTAACGTAAACCTCACCATGCTGATAGGGATTCATCGTTCCCGGGTCTATATTCAGATATGGATCAAGTTTTAGGAAGGTGATTTTGTATCCCATGTTTTCCAGAATAGAGCCTATACTTGCTGACGCCACGCCCTTACCCAGTGAAGAAAGAACGCCACCGGTGATAAATATAAATTTCTGCACCTTCTCACCTCTTTTTGTTTACTTATTATAAAATATTAAAAAACAAAAATTATAAAGGAGAAAAATGAAAGAAGAAATAAGAAACAGGATTGTTCAAGAACTGTCTAAAGTTATACCGGAGATTGAAGAGGTTAAAGAAAAAATAAAGATAGACATTCCAAAGGAAGAAAAGTTTGGAGACCTGTCTATAAATGCAGCCTTTCTTCTTACCAAATATCTCAAGAAAAAACCTTTAGAAATAGCACAACAGATAAAACAGATACTGGAAAAACTTCCGGAGTTCTCAAAGGTTGAGGTGGCAGGAGGAGGGTTTGTAAATCTGTTCCTATCTATTGAATACTACAGACAGGTGATAGACCAGATACTGACAGAAAAAGACAGATATGGGGCTGCTAAAAAAAAGGATAAGGGAAGAATAAATGTAGAGTTTGTCAGTGCCAATCCTACAGGACCTCTGCATCTTGGACACGGGAGAGGTGCTGTTGTAGGTAACGTTCAGTCTAATCTTTACGATTATATGGGATACGTAGTTGAAAGGGAGTTTTACATAAACGATGCAGGAAAACAGATACAAAAGTTAGGTGAGTCTGTATATGCAAGATTTAGACAGATTGAACAGCCTGACTATCCATTCCCAGAAGATGGGTATCATGGAGAATACATAAAAGAGATAGCACAGCATCTGTACAAATATGAGAGGGAAAAGATACTCTCGATGGTTGATGAAAAGCAGGCCATAGACTTTTGCGGGGAGTTTGCAAAGGAACTTCTTTTAGAAAAGATAAAAAACGACCTTAAAGAGTTTGGAGTTGAGTTTGATATATGGTTTAGTGAAAAAAAGCTTTACACAACAGGAAAAGTTGAAGAGGCCTTGCAGTTTTTAAAAGATAAAGGAATGATTTACGAGAAAGACGGTGCAGTCTGGGTAAAAACAACACTTTACGGTGATGACAAAGACAGGGTGATAATAAAGTCTGACGGTTCATACACTTACTTTGCAGGAGATATAGCATATCACTACGACAAGTTTAAACGAGGATACGATTTTATTGTCAATGTGTGGGGAGCAGACCACCACGGTTACTTCCCAAGGCTGAAAGCAGCCGTTATGGCATTTGGCGTTCCTGAAAACTGGATAAATGTTATGTTTATCCAGCTTGTAAAGCTGTTTAAAGATGGAAAAGAGATAAAGATGTCAAAAAGGTCTGGAAGCTTTATCACCCTTAAAGAGCTTATTGAGGAAGTAGGTAAAGACGCTGTTGTATATTTCTTTCTAACAAAAGACAGTGATACACATCTGAACTTTGATATAGACCTTGCTGTAAAAAAATCTTCTGAAAACCCTGTTTATTACGTCCAGTATGCCCATGCCCGTATATGTAGCGTATTTAGAGAAGCAAAAGAAAGGTTTGGCTTTGACCCGGAGGAAGATTTTGAAGCTGATATAAATCTTCTAAAAGAAGAAACAGAAAGAGTTTTGATGAAAAATCTTGCTTTTATTCCAGACCTTGTAAGGGAAGCAGGAGAAAAAAAACAACCCCACAAGCTTACACAGATAACATACAAATTAGCATCAGAGTTTCATTATTACTATAACAACTTTAAGTTCCTGAACCCTGATGACGAAAAATTAATGAAAAGCAGACTTTTGCTTTTAAAAGCTGTCAGGGAAACTTTTAGAACACTTTTTAAACTTATGGGAATCACTCCACTGGAGAGGATGTGAAATGGAGCCAGATCTGAAAGACACAATAAAAAAATTAGAAGAGGCAAAGAGCAGACAGGAAAAGATAGAGAGAATAATAATACTCCTCTCTGGACTACTTATTGTCATAATATTTTCAATAATAGGTATCAACATATATACTGACAGGGAAGAGACTGTTTCCGAACCAGAGATAACAATAATTTCTCAGGAGGTCAAAAAAACAGAAGTTACCCCCAAAGAGACAAAGTCTGTAATGCTTCCACAGACGCCACCTCCTCAAGTCCAGAAAGAAACTGCTGTACAGGCCAAAAAACAGACTGAACTGGAAAAAAAAGAGGAAGTAAAAGAAAAGAAAAAAACCGTTAAAATAGATAAGCCTTCCTCTATACATGGATTTTACATTCAGGTAGGAGCATTCAGCTCAAAAAAGAAGGCTGAAAGACTTGTTAAAAATCTACGGATGAAAAATGTTTTCATAAGAAAGGAAGGAGAGCTTTACAAGGTAATGATAGGAAGTTTTAAGAACAAAAAAGAAGCATATAACTTTATGAAAGCTAAAAACATAAAAGGATTTATCAGGAAAATATAAGCGGGTCAGAGCCCGCATCAGTTTAGCTTTTCTTCGGGTGCTTTTCCATTTCCTTCAGATTGGGAAGCTTTCTCAATAATATCGTTCAGCATATTTGCTAAAAACTCTCCCCTTTGGAGTATTGTATGGTTCTGGAAAACAGTATCCCTTCCCTGTTTTGCTATCATCTCCCTTTCTTTTGGAGCCTCTTCCAGATAGTAAGCAATCTTACCTTCTATCTCAATACTGTCCACAGGATGATATGTTACAAGGTCTCTACCATCAACCAAAAATGTTTTTGAAGAGAGTCTCTCTTCTACCATTGTTAGCGTATTGGAAGCAACAGAAGCAAAAACTGTGTATGCAAGTCCCGTTGGTATAAACGGAGGATGTGAAAGGAGAGCTATCTTTGTTTTAGATAGAAAGCTGATAATATCTTTATTTGAAATGATATGTTTATAAACGACAACATTGTCCTTTGTTTCTCCTTCCACAGGTCCTAAAACATTTATCTCAAAGTCTTCTATGGAATCTATAATGTTCCATCTCCTCAGGTGCATGGCATAGATTGTAATCTCTGTAAGATACTGGAGAAACTCATCTTCCCTTTCCTGCTGAAACTTTATCATTGCCTGCTGGAAGTCCTGATTATACTGGGAGAGAAGGTAACCTGACGCATATCTAACAGGCATGTCTGGATTTCTGTAAAGCATTCTTCCCAGTTCTACAGCAAAACCAAACAGTCCCTCATCAAACCGCTCTTTCCAGGCCAGCTCAATGTTGTCAGGGTCAGTAACAGGCCCAACAAATGCAAGGTCAAACTCTTTCTCAACATTAGGAGGAGGGAAATCGGCTGGATTTATACCGGGAGCTAAAAATGCAACATTTTTTCCCATAGAGCCAAGCCACTGGCCGTGTTCAATATCTATTGTCAGATATAGAAGCTGGTTTGACTTGAGTGCAGATTTTAACTTTGTAAAATGAATCATAGGGTCGTCAAGAAACCACGAGACATGGATATTACCTATTATATCAGCCAGTATCTTCTGCTGATTGTCTTTCTCTGCGAATATCAGGCCATCAAGATTAAAATCAAACGTAAAAAGAGGCCTGTACTCAATAATTTCGTTCACAATCTGCTGAATATTTTCCTGCGTAGGTTCAACAACCTTAACTTCAAAATTTCTTGCTGATAAAGATTTTTGTAGACCTTCTGTAAGAGTATCAACAATACCCCTTGGGTCAGGCGTTTTAACAAAAACTATTCTGGGTTTCATACTTCCTCCGTATGTTTTGATATAATAAACCGAAATTATTTTACTATACATTTGGAGTTTTTTATGGTTTCTGAAAAAGAAAAGAGAAAACTTACCATATTTGGACTGGGCTTTTTTGGTCTTAAAATCCTCAGACATCTTTCTGATAGATGGGACATTATTGGTATTGATTTAGATGAAGAACTGATAAATGAGCTGAAAGAAGAATTTAAAAACAAAGAAAACATAAAACTGATATCAGGCGATGCATCAAGTATCCTCACATGGAAAAAACTTAGATCAGAAAATATCAAATATATAATATCAACAATCAGGGATACCGATGTTTCCCTGGAAATATGCAGGATAGCACGGGACGTTTTTAACCTTGATGCATCCATAATGGTTTTACTTTTTGAACAGGAAAGGGAAAAAGAGTTTGAAAAATTTAACATCTCTATTATTAAACCTGCAGAAATAATCACAAATGCCGTTGTATCAAAAATTGAAAAAAACTACACAATAGCAACAAATATAGGACTGGGAAAAGGAGAAATCATAGAGGTTCACATACTGGCAAGATCACATTTAGTTGACAGGAAACTGAAATACCTGAAACCTACAAAATGGAGAATAGCTGCTATCTACAGAGACGGAGAACTTATCATCCCAACAGGAGATGACAGGATAAAAGTAGGAGACAGAGTCGTTATCATTGGGGATCCAAAGGTATTAGAAAACCTCGTGAATATTCTGCTAAAAGGGATTCCCCAGTTTCCTCTCCAGTTTGGTTCAGACTTTGCCGTTATCTATCATCCAAAAT
Proteins encoded in this window:
- a CDS encoding NAD-binding protein: MVSEKEKRKLTIFGLGFFGLKILRHLSDRWDIIGIDLDEELINELKEEFKNKENIKLISGDASSILTWKKLRSENIKYIISTIRDTDVSLEICRIARDVFNLDASIMVLLFEQEREKEFEKFNISIIKPAEIITNAVVSKIEKNYTIATNIGLGKGEIIEVHILARSHLVDRKLKYLKPTKWRIAAIYRDGELIIPTGDDRIKVGDRVVIIGDPKVLENLVNILLKGIPQFPLQFGSDFAVIYHPKWKKSFEEASYFKKGTKAHKLLIYPFKNYDMRKDFDFIKKTADNFEIKSSINSYLDLFSMEDSIGVVIIPFLKEGLFSIFKLKKIFETASKPFLLSRGRFPYRGIVVSLNCPDPAFTLEMGIEISRLMKLPFEAVFSVMPAELRGVEEEEAMKERNNIISDFEHIYKKEIKYAVLEGNPVKKTAEYLRDRNDYLLVLSYDKKEDISILNPSVPFYIARNSRISTLCFPLEETYE
- a CDS encoding glycosyltransferase, whose amino-acid sequence is MKPRIVFVKTPDPRGIVDTLTEGLQKSLSARNFEVKVVEPTQENIQQIVNEIIEYRPLFTFDFNLDGLIFAEKDNQQKILADIIGNIHVSWFLDDPMIHFTKLKSALKSNQLLYLTIDIEHGQWLGSMGKNVAFLAPGINPADFPPPNVEKEFDLAFVGPVTDPDNIELAWKERFDEGLFGFAVELGRMLYRNPDMPVRYASGYLLSQYNQDFQQAMIKFQQEREDEFLQYLTEITIYAMHLRRWNIIDSIEDFEINVLGPVEGETKDNVVVYKHIISNKDIISFLSKTKIALLSHPPFIPTGLAYTVFASVASNTLTMVEERLSSKTFLVDGRDLVTYHPVDSIEIEGKIAYYLEEAPKEREMIAKQGRDTVFQNHTILQRGEFLANMLNDIIEKASQSEGNGKAPEEKLN
- the hslU gene encoding ATP-dependent protease ATPase subunit HslU, coding for MIREELTPKQIVEELDKYIVGQKEAKKAVAIALRNRWRRQQLPEDLRDEVIPKNILMIGPTGVGKTEIARRLANLVGAPFIKVEATKFTEVGYVGRDVESIIRELAEASFKMVKAEKMEEVQEKARKLAEEKVLDYLVPRKVRRYGSLEAFEEEESPAREKFRQMLREGQLDDRTIEIDVEEKPVSVIGGVIAPGMEDIENQLRDLFSSLSPSKRKRRKVTVKEAMKILQQQEAEKLIDMDEVASEAIYRAENFGIVFIDEIDKVAGKSSGSSPDVSREGVQRDLLPIVEGTTVSTKYGPIKTDHILFIAAGAFHLSKPSDLIPELQGRFPIRVELQPLTKEDFVKILTQPKNALIKQYKALMETEGVHLEFTDDAIETIAEIAEEVNEKTENIGARRLHTILEKIMEDYSFEAPDLKGQYIIIDEKVVRQKLENVIQSEDLTRYIL
- a CDS encoding ATP-dependent protease, with protein sequence MAEKKREEVDVEILKQEIERLKQDLERLKMKTLEKTPGEMISKESVVKVLDETENIIKKTFSVLEGAIIGAIEGAKKNLK
- a CDS encoding Lrp/AsnC ligand binding domain-containing protein, which encodes MEEQLNEAPIPFSQLLKEIDIKDKSTAYVLIEANPPDIPYIMEELSKIENVKSADVVTGIYDIIVFLEGEDQNEIGKVVIRDIHSIKGVKKATTCMVVKI
- a CDS encoding SPOR domain-containing protein: MEPDLKDTIKKLEEAKSRQEKIERIIILLSGLLIVIIFSIIGINIYTDREETVSEPEITIISQEVKKTEVTPKETKSVMLPQTPPPQVQKETAVQAKKQTELEKKEEVKEKKKTVKIDKPSSIHGFYIQVGAFSSKKKAERLVKNLRMKNVFIRKEGELYKVMIGSFKNKKEAYNFMKAKNIKGFIRKI
- a CDS encoding glycine zipper 2TM domain-containing protein, with the protein product MKKSLILILLSLSLTVSCSKQAYEGAVVGGAAGSAVGAILDEENPWRGAFIGGIVGAVITGTIVEISNKAAQECYQYDRPVIYRCYKCREKIWIKAVPGRWKGRCRTVKLYYYRGDELIKVKRKRVCGGKPHRHHH
- a CDS encoding acetate--CoA ligase family protein — translated: MRNNLDKLFFPSSIAVVGATDKKEKVGYAIFKNIISGGFKGKVYPVNKRLDYLEGYKVYHSVVEIPDEVDLAIISIPIRYVPELFDQLGKKKVPAAVVISAGGKEVGEEGRKIEEEIKLKARKYNIRFLGPNCLGFSNTIINLNANFGIDTPLKGETAFVSQSGALFTALMDWALEQRIGFSYAVSIGNMADIEFGELIYYLGKKKEVKNILVYMESLTNPHSFYKAVKEISLQKPVVVTKSGRAETGQRAAASHTGAIGGKDFLYTALFDRAGVLRTDTVLQLFDITDSFSKQSLPKGDKFVVITNAGGPGVMAADEFDRLGIKAAQLSEKTLMQLNEILPPVWSHGNPVDVIGDASPERYRKTLEIISKDNNVDGIIVIITPQFMTKPVETAKSLIEVTKKSDKPVYCVLMGGVKLKKARDMLESSNIPVFETPEEAVNTMYSGYIYNRKRNLVKQDNFLLNKKHPEYENVKKIIEHHLNSGKTVLTEYQTKQIISKYGIPINETVSSNNVEEIISFARKVGFPLVLKIDSPDILHKTEANCVITNIYTEDQIVRGYEEILRNGKKYKKDAVIYGVIAEKQVEGDYELIIGSSHDDLFGQYLMFGSGGIFVEALKDVSFSLVPLSEIFAKEMIISTKIYNLLEKGFRNKKPVDISRIINILMNISKLLLDFPQIKEMDINPLIVKGEEIYAVDGRMVLREKIGNNSVLISDIGGDN
- a CDS encoding CTP synthase, whose protein sequence is MQKFIFITGGVLSSLGKGVASASIGSILENMGYKITFLKLDPYLNIDPGTMNPYQHGEVYVTEDGAETDLDLGHYERFTNVTLTKYNNTTSGKLYYSLLEKERRGAYLGATVQVIPHFTNEIIRSIEKAASKSEIALVEIGGTVGDIESLPFLEAIRQMGLELGKENALFIHLTYVPYIKAAGELKTKPSQHSVKELRAIGIQPDILICRADRPLPKSIKRKLALFTNVEEDAVISAPDVDIIYRIPLYFHREKIDRIIAKHLNLQYREPDLKHWHRIINILTKLKEEVDIGIVGKYVELKDAYKSIIESFNHAQIPNQIKVNLHWINADEITEENVEEKLGSLDGILVPGGFGDRGVEGKILTAKYARENNVPYFGICLGMQVAVIEFARNVVGLKEANSTEFDSETPYPVIDLMPEQKGVDKKGGTMRLGAYKCTLIEGTKAYKIYGKKEIYERHRHRYEFNPEFRPILEEKGLVVSGVYRAKNLAEIIELPEDMHQWFVACQFHPEFKSKPFSPHPLFVSFVKAAYRNKLSKKVINEKQS
- a CDS encoding DUF6952 family protein; its protein translation is MSIKEIKQLAEKFTKEQLENCILQTVENGKNECEIDGEVMEVINILAKAQTVRELMDNGMTQMEAVRELARRIRKIQGAE
- the argS gene encoding arginine--tRNA ligase produces the protein MKEEIRNRIVQELSKVIPEIEEVKEKIKIDIPKEEKFGDLSINAAFLLTKYLKKKPLEIAQQIKQILEKLPEFSKVEVAGGGFVNLFLSIEYYRQVIDQILTEKDRYGAAKKKDKGRINVEFVSANPTGPLHLGHGRGAVVGNVQSNLYDYMGYVVEREFYINDAGKQIQKLGESVYARFRQIEQPDYPFPEDGYHGEYIKEIAQHLYKYEREKILSMVDEKQAIDFCGEFAKELLLEKIKNDLKEFGVEFDIWFSEKKLYTTGKVEEALQFLKDKGMIYEKDGAVWVKTTLYGDDKDRVIIKSDGSYTYFAGDIAYHYDKFKRGYDFIVNVWGADHHGYFPRLKAAVMAFGVPENWINVMFIQLVKLFKDGKEIKMSKRSGSFITLKELIEEVGKDAVVYFFLTKDSDTHLNFDIDLAVKKSSENPVYYVQYAHARICSVFREAKERFGFDPEEDFEADINLLKEETERVLMKNLAFIPDLVREAGEKKQPHKLTQITYKLASEFHYYYNNFKFLNPDDEKLMKSRLLLLKAVRETFRTLFKLMGITPLERM